One stretch of Schizosaccharomyces pombe strain 972h- genome assembly, chromosome: III DNA includes these proteins:
- the mug150 gene encoding protein mug150, with protein MASLFIIMDKRFAVFASSDKPNNCSRKNMFFLKNIIVLSNYLYLLYKAWIVCTTISLCCDFPLFNFLFIAIPYFTEILYNDSSLLWFLFVSLCFITLSFQSLEI; from the coding sequence ATGGCGAGCTTGTTTATCATCATGGATAAACGCTTCGCCGTCTTTGCCTCAAGTGACAAGCCAAATAATTGTAGTAGAAAGaacatgttttttttaaaaaatatcattgtACTGTCGAATTACCTTTACCTTTTGTATAAGGCATGGATTGTTTGTACTACCATATCTCTTTGCTGCGATTTTCCTCTGttcaattttctctttataGCGATTCCATACTTTACTGAGATTCTCTACAATGATTCCTCTTTACTATGGTTTCTTTTCGTATCACTGTGTTTTATTACGTTATCATTCCAATCTTTGGAAATATAG